One segment of Ascidiaceihabitans donghaensis DNA contains the following:
- a CDS encoding UDP-N-acetylmuramoyl-tripeptide--D-alanyl-D-alanine ligase, translating into MSLWTSDAAAQATGGKVTVPWKATGVSIDTRTIEPGDLFVALEAARDGHDFVAQALEKGASAALVSRIPDGMDETAPLLIVADVLSGLEALGVAARARTDARVVAVTGSVGKTSTKEMLRDMLGDQGRTHASVASYNNHWGVPLTLARMPADTEYAVIEIGMNHPGEIAPLAKMARPHVAMITTVAAAHLEAFDDISGIAVEKASIMEGLEYGGSAVINNDIETAAILQSKAHDMKRRDIGFGEHGFDYVLKNVSIQGDTTVVQAEAFEKPLLFKINTAGRHFAMNGLGALACCEALGADLALAAASLGRWSPYKGRGARETIVLDPVETHLTLELIDDSYNANPTSMAAALEVLAAAEPVDDVGRVGKGRRVAFVGDMKELGSDEVPLHAGLADLPFVQELDVIHCIGPLMRHFYDALPDQRRGQWAQTSDQIDVRTSLDAGDVVLAKGSLSMKLGLIVDAIRKMGHPRSNA; encoded by the coding sequence ATGAGCCTTTGGACATCGGATGCGGCGGCGCAAGCCACTGGTGGCAAAGTCACTGTTCCGTGGAAGGCGACGGGCGTGTCCATCGATACCCGCACGATAGAACCGGGCGATTTGTTTGTGGCGTTGGAAGCGGCCCGTGACGGGCATGACTTCGTGGCCCAAGCCTTGGAGAAAGGCGCCAGCGCTGCGCTGGTCTCGCGCATCCCTGACGGGATGGACGAAACTGCACCGTTGCTGATTGTTGCAGATGTCTTGTCCGGGCTCGAAGCTTTGGGCGTTGCGGCACGGGCGCGCACCGATGCCCGTGTGGTGGCGGTGACAGGGTCTGTTGGCAAAACATCGACCAAGGAAATGCTGCGCGACATGTTGGGCGATCAGGGGCGCACCCATGCCTCTGTCGCGTCTTACAACAACCATTGGGGGGTGCCATTGACCCTGGCGCGGATGCCCGCGGACACCGAATACGCGGTGATCGAGATCGGCATGAACCACCCCGGCGAAATCGCGCCTTTGGCCAAGATGGCACGCCCGCATGTGGCGATGATCACCACGGTGGCGGCCGCGCATTTGGAAGCCTTTGACGACATTTCCGGCATTGCGGTCGAGAAGGCCAGCATCATGGAAGGGCTGGAATATGGCGGATCGGCTGTCATCAACAACGACATTGAAACGGCTGCAATCTTGCAATCCAAAGCGCATGACATGAAGCGCCGAGACATCGGGTTTGGCGAACACGGCTTTGATTACGTTTTGAAAAATGTGTCTATTCAAGGAGACACAACCGTTGTGCAAGCCGAAGCCTTTGAAAAGCCGCTGCTGTTCAAGATCAACACGGCTGGCCGGCACTTTGCGATGAACGGGTTGGGGGCACTGGCCTGTTGCGAGGCTTTGGGCGCTGATCTCGCGCTGGCGGCAGCGTCTTTGGGGCGTTGGTCGCCATACAAAGGACGCGGTGCACGCGAAACGATTGTGCTGGATCCTGTGGAGACCCACCTGACGCTGGAATTGATCGACGACAGCTACAACGCAAACCCCACGTCCATGGCGGCGGCTTTGGAAGTGTTGGCTGCCGCAGAGCCAGTCGATGATGTCGGGCGCGTGGGCAAGGGGCGCCGTGTCGCATTTGTCGGTGACATGAAAGAGCTTGGGTCGGACGAGGTGCCGCTGCACGCGGGCCTTGCGGACTTGCCGTTTGTTCAAGAACTGGACGTGATACATTGCATTGGCCCGTTGATGCGGCATTTCTACGATGCTTTACCCGATCAAAGGCGCGGGCAATGGGCGCAGACTTCGGATCAGATCGATGTCCGCACAAGCTTGGATGCGGGTGATGTGGTGTTGGCGAAGGGGTCTTTGTCGATGAAACTGGGGCTAATCGTTGACGCCATCCGTAAAATGGGCCATCCCCGTTCCAACGCATAA
- a CDS encoding UDP-N-acetylmuramoyl-L-alanyl-D-glutamate--2,6-diaminopimelate ligase: MVTPISISLKSLGLMAVGDANPVLGSMAVDSREVRPGCLFCAMPGSNIHGATFVKAALAKGAAAILTDPEGALIAAEALRDGNAALVVSETPRETMARTAALFFGAQPKTMIAVTGTNGKTSVSTFVRQIWNELDIEAVNLGTTGVEGSWAAPLNHTTPEPITLHRTLKQAAFEGITHAAMEASSHGLDQRRLDGVVLKAAGFTNFTQDHLDYHETFGAYFDAKAGLFARVLPEDGTAVINMDDAHGVDMVAIATVRGQGLITVGRTSADLQLVAQRMDATGQDLRFSYLGKTYQTRLNLLGAFQADNVMLAAALVIACGAKPDHVFDTLEHLTTVRGRMQLAATRANGAAVFVDYAHTPDAVSTALSAMRPHVMGRLVAIVGAGGDRDAGKRPLMGRAAAENSDVVFVTDDNPRSEDPALIRAAVMEGCPEATEVGDRAEAILRAIDTLGPGDALLIAGKGHESGQIVGDDVLPFDDAEQASVAVAALEGRLA; the protein is encoded by the coding sequence ATGGTCACTCCGATCTCTATCTCTTTGAAATCTTTGGGTCTGATGGCCGTGGGGGACGCGAATCCGGTATTGGGGTCGATGGCGGTGGACAGCCGCGAGGTCCGTCCGGGCTGCTTGTTTTGCGCTATGCCCGGCAGCAACATCCATGGGGCGACATTTGTAAAAGCCGCGTTGGCCAAAGGGGCGGCGGCCATTTTGACCGATCCCGAAGGTGCTTTGATCGCAGCAGAGGCGTTGCGCGACGGGAATGCGGCGTTGGTTGTGTCTGAAACACCGCGCGAAACCATGGCGCGCACAGCCGCCTTGTTTTTCGGGGCACAGCCCAAAACGATGATCGCAGTCACAGGCACCAATGGCAAAACATCCGTGTCCACGTTTGTGCGCCAGATCTGGAACGAATTGGATATTGAGGCCGTCAACCTTGGCACCACGGGGGTGGAAGGATCGTGGGCTGCCCCTTTGAACCACACAACACCAGAACCGATCACATTGCACCGCACTTTGAAACAGGCAGCTTTTGAAGGCATCACCCATGCGGCGATGGAAGCGTCCTCGCACGGGTTGGACCAACGCCGTTTGGACGGGGTTGTTCTGAAGGCGGCGGGGTTCACCAATTTCACCCAAGACCATCTGGATTATCACGAAACATTTGGAGCCTATTTCGACGCCAAAGCGGGATTGTTCGCGCGCGTGCTGCCCGAGGATGGCACCGCTGTCATTAACATGGATGATGCGCACGGCGTTGATATGGTGGCGATTGCAACGGTGCGGGGCCAAGGTTTGATCACCGTTGGGCGGACAAGCGCGGACTTGCAATTGGTGGCACAACGGATGGATGCGACGGGGCAGGACCTGCGTTTTTCATATCTGGGAAAAACCTATCAGACGCGTTTGAACCTTTTGGGGGCGTTTCAGGCTGACAATGTCATGCTGGCCGCGGCACTTGTAATCGCTTGTGGCGCTAAACCCGACCATGTCTTTGACACGCTTGAACATCTCACCACTGTGCGAGGCCGGATGCAATTGGCCGCAACTCGTGCCAATGGGGCTGCGGTGTTTGTGGATTACGCCCACACACCCGACGCGGTGTCCACGGCGCTTTCGGCCATGCGTCCGCATGTGATGGGGCGATTGGTGGCAATTGTCGGTGCTGGCGGGGACCGGGATGCGGGCAAGCGACCTTTGATGGGGCGGGCGGCGGCGGAAAATTCGGATGTTGTGTTTGTGACCGATGACAATCCGCGCTCTGAGGATCCTGCATTGATCCGCGCGGCGGTGATGGAAGGCTGCCCAGAGGCCACGGAAGTGGGCGACCGCGCCGAAGCGATTTTGCGGGCCATTGACACCCTTGGTCCGGGCGACGCGCTGTTGATTGCGGGCAAAGGTCATGAAAGCGGGCAAATCGTCGGCGATGATGTGTTGCCCTTTGACGATGCAGAACAGGCAAGTGTTGCGGTTGCAGCCCTTGAGGGGAGACTGGCATGA
- a CDS encoding peptidoglycan D,D-transpeptidase FtsI family protein, giving the protein MIRIPLRPLARILEARENGVNPDAIERENKRIRHEDMQARARSRAEGRLLVLGMFFFCAFAVVGGRMGMLATSDPVEPRSAALGAKISAQRADIVDRNGNLLATNFETHALYAQPHQLIDPEGSAKALVGIFPDLDPARLLKDFTGKRKFLWVKKKISPEQMQAVHDIGDPGLLFGPRDMRLYPNGSLAAHVMGGASFGKEGVSAAEVIGVAGVEKYFDEYLRDPANGNRPLELSLDLTVQAAAERVLYGGMKLLNAKGATSVLMDVHTGEVISVVSLPDFDPNNRPRPITQGDKGDDPLFNRSVQGVYELGSVFKIFTAAQAVDLGLVNPSTMIKTDGPMRVGGYPIGEFRNKNYGTLSVTDIIVKSSNRGTGRMVLQIGSKRQKEFLKSMGFFEPTDFEIVEASGGKPLLPKRWTDLSAVTISYGHGLSSSPMHLAAGYAAIANGGFAVTPTILKQDGAKHGPRVMSTNAASAARTMLRKVVSEGTASFAEVEGYAVGGKTGTADKPRPRGGYYDDKVIATFASIFPAHDPRYVLVVTLDEPVETSGDKPRRTAGWTAVPVAAEMIRRVAPLLGMRPTVEPVSLADITLTSSN; this is encoded by the coding sequence ATGATCCGTATCCCGTTACGCCCTCTGGCCCGTATCCTTGAAGCACGTGAAAATGGTGTGAACCCGGACGCGATTGAACGCGAAAACAAACGCATTCGTCATGAAGATATGCAAGCGCGGGCACGGTCCCGTGCCGAAGGGCGTCTGCTGGTGCTGGGCATGTTTTTCTTTTGCGCGTTTGCCGTTGTGGGTGGGCGTATGGGAATGCTTGCAACATCTGATCCGGTTGAACCACGTTCGGCCGCATTAGGGGCGAAAATCTCGGCGCAACGCGCGGACATTGTAGACCGCAATGGCAATTTGCTGGCCACCAACTTCGAAACGCATGCTCTTTACGCCCAACCGCACCAGTTGATTGACCCCGAAGGATCCGCCAAAGCATTGGTTGGTATTTTTCCCGATCTCGATCCTGCACGGTTGCTAAAGGACTTCACAGGAAAGCGTAAGTTTCTGTGGGTGAAAAAGAAAATCAGCCCCGAGCAAATGCAGGCCGTACATGATATTGGCGATCCGGGCCTGTTATTTGGGCCGCGCGACATGCGCTTGTACCCGAACGGATCTTTGGCCGCACACGTCATGGGCGGCGCGTCTTTTGGCAAGGAAGGCGTGTCAGCTGCCGAAGTCATCGGCGTTGCGGGAGTGGAAAAATATTTCGACGAGTATTTGCGTGATCCGGCCAATGGCAACCGGCCTTTGGAATTGTCGTTGGACCTGACGGTGCAAGCCGCAGCCGAACGCGTGCTTTATGGTGGCATGAAGCTTCTGAACGCCAAGGGTGCGACGTCCGTTTTGATGGATGTGCACACCGGCGAAGTCATTTCGGTTGTATCTTTGCCGGACTTTGATCCCAACAACCGACCACGCCCGATCACACAAGGCGACAAGGGTGACGACCCCTTGTTCAACCGTTCTGTGCAGGGCGTTTATGAATTGGGGTCGGTGTTCAAGATTTTCACAGCAGCCCAAGCTGTAGACCTTGGGTTGGTCAACCCGTCGACCATGATCAAAACAGATGGCCCGATGCGCGTCGGTGGTTATCCGATTGGCGAATTCCGCAACAAGAACTATGGCACGCTGAGCGTGACCGATATCATCGTGAAATCATCGAACCGGGGCACGGGCCGAATGGTTTTACAAATCGGGTCAAAGCGCCAAAAAGAATTTCTGAAGTCCATGGGTTTTTTTGAACCCACCGATTTCGAAATTGTCGAAGCATCGGGCGGCAAGCCTCTGTTGCCCAAACGTTGGACGGATTTGTCTGCTGTTACAATATCTTACGGTCACGGGTTGTCGTCGTCGCCCATGCATTTGGCGGCCGGATATGCCGCCATTGCAAATGGCGGATTTGCGGTAACTCCGACCATTCTGAAACAGGATGGCGCGAAACATGGTCCACGCGTCATGAGCACCAATGCGGCCTCTGCTGCGCGCACAATGCTGCGTAAGGTTGTGTCCGAAGGCACAGCCAGTTTTGCAGAAGTCGAAGGCTACGCAGTGGGTGGCAAAACCGGCACCGCCGATAAACCACGCCCGCGTGGCGGATATTACGACGACAAGGTGATTGCGACGTTCGCGTCCATTTTTCCCGCCCATGACCCCAGATACGTGCTGGTTGTGACGTTGGACGAACCGGTCGAGACATCAGGTGACAAACCGCGTCGCACCGCGGGTTGGACCGCAGTGCCTGTTGCCGCGGAAATGATCCGCCGCGTGGCCCCGTTGTTGGGGATGCGTCCAACCGTTGAACCGGTGTCCTTGGCTGATATAACGCTGACCAGCAGCAACTGA
- the ftsL gene encoding cell division protein FtsL: MRTVLYILTVLGVVGLAFWAYRENYATQQSLAETDQLRKEIRASHARLAVLRAEWAYLNRPDRLRELADINFDSLGLLPITPDQFGMIDQVSYPVVEDDETLPITNPVDVSNTGDQP, encoded by the coding sequence ATGCGCACTGTATTGTATATATTGACAGTTCTAGGTGTCGTTGGTCTGGCCTTCTGGGCCTACCGCGAAAACTATGCCACGCAACAGTCTTTGGCCGAAACCGATCAGCTGCGTAAAGAAATTCGTGCCAGCCATGCGCGGTTGGCTGTTTTGCGGGCGGAATGGGCCTACCTGAACCGCCCCGACCGGTTGCGCGAATTGGCCGACATCAATTTCGACAGCTTGGGGCTGCTGCCCATCACACCTGACCAGTTCGGCATGATCGATCAAGTGTCATATCCCGTGGTTGAAGACGACGAAACGCTGCCCATTACCAATCCCGTTGATGTATCCAACACCGGAGACCAGCCATGA
- the rsmH gene encoding 16S rRNA (cytosine(1402)-N(4))-methyltransferase RsmH, protein MSDRGQETGPHIPVLINAIIKACDPVQGRWLDGTFGAGGYTKHLLDAGADHVVGVDRDPLAFEMAAPWVGDYGDRITLTQGVFSKMDDYAQDLDGVVLDLGVSSMQLDLAERGFSFMRDGPLDMRMSQDGLSAADIVNEGAEEHIAAILFHYGEERASRRIAKAIVRERTLEPITTTLRLAGIIESCLPRPKPNQSHPATRSFQALRIAVNDEYGELFQGLMAAERALKPGGQLAVVTFHSVEDRMVKRFLTARSGNQANANRFAPETEKLPAQFTVKSRKAIAADADEVAANPRARSAKLRVATRTDAPSGLVDAKALGMPTVEGK, encoded by the coding sequence ATGTCGGACCGCGGTCAGGAAACTGGGCCACATATTCCGGTGCTGATCAACGCGATTATCAAAGCCTGTGACCCTGTGCAGGGGCGCTGGCTGGATGGCACGTTCGGGGCAGGGGGCTATACCAAACATCTTTTGGATGCTGGCGCGGATCATGTCGTGGGTGTGGACCGCGACCCATTGGCGTTTGAAATGGCCGCCCCTTGGGTAGGGGACTACGGCGACCGTATTACCCTGACACAAGGCGTGTTTTCTAAGATGGACGACTATGCGCAGGACCTGGACGGGGTGGTTCTGGATCTTGGCGTTAGCTCTATGCAGCTTGATCTGGCCGAGCGAGGTTTTTCCTTTATGCGCGACGGGCCTTTGGACATGCGCATGTCGCAAGATGGGCTGTCTGCCGCCGATATCGTCAATGAAGGCGCCGAAGAACACATCGCGGCCATTCTGTTTCACTACGGTGAAGAGCGCGCGTCTCGCCGGATTGCCAAGGCGATTGTACGCGAACGGACGCTTGAACCTATCACGACCACATTGCGCCTTGCAGGCATCATAGAATCTTGTTTGCCGCGCCCCAAACCCAATCAATCCCATCCCGCCACGCGTAGTTTTCAGGCGTTGCGCATCGCGGTGAATGACGAATACGGGGAATTGTTTCAGGGGCTTATGGCCGCAGAGCGGGCACTGAAACCGGGCGGGCAATTGGCTGTTGTGACATTCCATTCCGTCGAGGACCGCATGGTCAAACGCTTTTTGACCGCGCGATCCGGCAATCAGGCCAACGCCAATCGTTTTGCGCCCGAAACAGAAAAACTGCCTGCGCAATTTACGGTCAAATCGCGCAAGGCGATTGCCGCGGACGCAGATGAGGTTGCGGCGAACCCGCGAGCAAGATCGGCCAAATTACGGGTGGCGACACGCACAGACGCGCCAAGCGGGTTGGTGGACGCAAAGGCGTTGGGCATGCCGACGGTCGAGGGCAAATAA
- the mraZ gene encoding division/cell wall cluster transcriptional repressor MraZ — translation MARRFRGESDHKVDTKGRVSIPASFRRVIEACDPDWTDGLPPRIILVYGGATRDYLEGFTIEAMDEVDDKIAKFPRGSAKRKAMERLYSAQSVEVIVDDTGRIVLPAKLRDKIGLNGMARFVSSGDTFEIWTPEAYDDSIAALDDDGFDPDLDPSVYLDGDME, via the coding sequence GTGGCACGCAGGTTCAGAGGCGAAAGCGACCATAAGGTCGACACGAAGGGGCGGGTATCCATACCGGCCTCTTTTCGCCGTGTGATCGAAGCCTGTGACCCGGACTGGACCGACGGTTTGCCGCCGCGCATCATCCTTGTCTATGGCGGCGCGACGCGCGACTACCTTGAAGGCTTCACGATAGAAGCCATGGACGAGGTCGACGACAAAATTGCAAAATTCCCACGTGGGTCCGCCAAGCGAAAAGCGATGGAGCGTTTGTATTCCGCGCAATCCGTTGAGGTGATTGTGGACGATACAGGCCGCATCGTTTTGCCTGCCAAGCTGCGCGACAAAATCGGTCTGAATGGCATGGCGCGCTTTGTGTCTTCTGGCGATACGTTCGAAATCTGGACCCCCGAAGCCTACGATGACAGCATCGCGGCATTGGATGACGATGGGTTCGATCCGGATCTTGATCCTTCTGTCTATCTGGACGGGGACATGGAATAA
- a CDS encoding Mrp/NBP35 family ATP-binding protein: protein MSVTKEDVLSALSRVGLPGGDTLVSRDMIRAVTINGDSVSFVVEAPSPEIAAQMEGARKAAEAVVMELDGVSKVSAALTAHGPAAKAPPPNLKIGGHPKPQDGPTKPSGVQRILAIGSGKGGVGKSTVSSNLAVALAKQGRKVGLLDADIYGPSQPRMMGVNKRPASPDGKTIIPLHAHGVTLMSIGFMMEEGKAVVWRGPMLMGALQQMLGQVEWGELDVLLVDLPPGTGDVQLTLCTKSELTGAIVVSTPQDVALIDARKALDMFATLKTPVLGLIENMSMFVCPDCGSEHQIFGQGGVAAEADKMGVPLLGALPIDLDTRLAGDGGTPIAAGDGPMAQAYAQIAKGLIDGGMA from the coding sequence ATGTCCGTGACCAAAGAAGACGTCCTATCCGCTTTGTCCCGTGTGGGGCTGCCTGGCGGCGATACACTGGTCAGTCGGGACATGATCCGAGCAGTCACGATCAACGGCGACAGCGTCAGTTTTGTGGTTGAGGCACCGTCGCCCGAAATCGCCGCCCAGATGGAAGGGGCGCGCAAAGCCGCAGAAGCCGTTGTGATGGAATTGGACGGGGTGTCTAAAGTGTCTGCCGCATTGACAGCGCATGGCCCCGCCGCAAAAGCCCCGCCGCCCAACTTGAAAATCGGGGGCCACCCCAAGCCACAAGACGGCCCAACCAAGCCGTCCGGCGTACAGCGCATTTTGGCGATTGGATCGGGCAAGGGTGGCGTCGGCAAATCTACTGTGTCTTCAAACCTTGCCGTCGCCTTGGCCAAACAGGGCCGCAAAGTTGGCCTGCTGGACGCCGACATCTACGGCCCCTCGCAACCGCGTATGATGGGTGTGAACAAACGCCCCGCGTCGCCGGATGGCAAAACGATCATTCCCTTGCACGCTCATGGTGTGACGCTGATGTCTATCGGTTTCATGATGGAAGAAGGCAAGGCGGTGGTTTGGCGTGGCCCTATGTTGATGGGGGCGTTACAGCAAATGCTGGGGCAGGTGGAGTGGGGCGAACTGGATGTTCTGCTTGTCGATTTGCCCCCGGGCACAGGTGACGTGCAACTGACACTATGTACCAAGTCCGAGCTGACAGGCGCGATTGTGGTGTCCACGCCGCAAGACGTGGCGCTGATTGATGCGCGCAAGGCACTGGATATGTTTGCGACGCTCAAGACGCCAGTACTGGGCCTGATCGAAAACATGTCGATGTTTGTCTGCCCCGATTGCGGGTCAGAACATCAGATTTTCGGGCAGGGCGGAGTTGCCGCCGAGGCCGACAAGATGGGCGTGCCATTGCTTGGGGCGTTGCCGATTGATCTGGACACGCGCCTTGCGGGCGACGGCGGCACACCGATTGCAGCAGGCGACGGGCCGATGGCGCAGGCCTATGCGCAGATCGCCAAAGGCTTGATTGACGGTGGGATGGCTTAA
- a CDS encoding DUF1127 domain-containing protein encodes MAYFTDTNARNDLTGRVLATLAQWLDAAATRRAKRRVYRATFNELASLTNRDLADLGINRSEIKRLAYEAAYLN; translated from the coding sequence ATGGCATACTTTACAGACACAAACGCACGCAACGACCTGACCGGTCGCGTATTGGCAACACTGGCACAATGGCTTGACGCCGCAGCGACACGTCGCGCAAAGCGCCGCGTTTATCGCGCCACGTTCAATGAGCTGGCCAGCCTGACCAACCGCGATCTGGCTGATCTGGGCATCAACCGCAGCGAAATCAAACGCTTGGCCTATGAGGCCGCGTACCTGAACTAA
- a CDS encoding nitroreductase yields the protein MNLDDAMNTRRSIRGYQDKPVPKELIEEIIALANRAPSSMNTQPWHLHVLTGDPLNKVRMGNQSRMMEGVPPSREIQDHGAYEGVHRDRQIEIAVQLFEAMGIERDNKEKRLDWVMRGFRQFDAPVSIVVCYDKSMEPGGTIAHFDLGAVTYGLVLAAWSKGLGCVINGQGIMQSPVVREIAQIPDDQIIMTCVAMGWPDDSFDANAVVSRRRPVENLTRFVGFDD from the coding sequence ATGAACCTCGACGACGCGATGAACACCCGCCGCAGCATCCGCGGCTATCAAGACAAACCCGTGCCCAAAGAGCTGATCGAAGAGATCATCGCCCTGGCCAACCGTGCACCGTCTTCCATGAACACGCAGCCATGGCATTTGCATGTGTTGACCGGCGACCCTCTGAACAAAGTGCGCATGGGCAACCAAAGCCGCATGATGGAAGGCGTGCCGCCAAGCCGCGAAATTCAGGACCATGGCGCATATGAAGGTGTACACCGCGATCGCCAGATCGAGATAGCGGTACAGCTGTTTGAGGCTATGGGCATTGAGCGCGACAACAAGGAAAAACGTCTGGATTGGGTCATGCGCGGGTTTCGCCAATTCGATGCCCCGGTGTCTATCGTGGTGTGCTACGACAAATCCATGGAGCCAGGCGGCACGATCGCACATTTTGACCTTGGCGCCGTCACTTACGGGTTGGTTTTGGCTGCTTGGTCCAAAGGGCTGGGATGCGTCATCAACGGTCAGGGCATTATGCAAAGCCCTGTTGTGCGCGAAATCGCACAAATTCCGGACGACCAAATCATCATGACCTGTGTCGCAATGGGCTGGCCGGATGACAGTTTCGATGCCAACGCGGTCGTCTCACGGCGCCGTCCTGTCGAAAACCTGACCCGCTTTGTGGGGTTCGACGACTGA